A single region of the Lotus japonicus ecotype B-129 chromosome 4, LjGifu_v1.2 genome encodes:
- the LOC130710921 gene encoding transcription factor MYB8-like, with product MGRSPCCDKEHINKGTWSREEDLCLSNYIKANGEGNWRALPKAAGLNRCGKSCRLRWINYLKPGVKHGNFTAEEDDLIIQLHSEVGNKWASIAAYLPGRTDNEIKNHWNTRIKRQLYLRGINPATHERIPGLGQLPSLSTASVAIVTAATSAPPAPVVGLTSKKVIISANNHSSSSNSIVTSGGSISNPQKNKDKKKIEDQFQMFDVFSNSKVVGKAADSGSNRSSAVSAYQEAYNPEINLELSLAPPMNPPPPQRM from the exons ATGGGCAGATCTCCATGCTGTGACAAAGAGCACATAAACAAAGGTACTTGGTCCAGAGAAGAAGATCTCTGCCTCTCCAACTACATCAAGGCAAACGGGGAAGGCAACTGGAGAGCTCTCCCAAAAGCCGCAG GATTGAACCGATGCGGCAAGAGCTGCAGGCTCAGGTGGATTAATTACCTGAAACCCGGCGTCAAGCATGGAAACTTCACTGCTGAGGAAGATGATCTCATCATCCAACTTCACAGTGAGGTTGGAAACAA GTGGGCTTCGATTGCGGCCTATCTACCTGGGAGAACTGATAATGAGATCAAGAACCACTGGAACACCCGCATCAAGCGCCAGCTCTACCTCCGCGGAATCAACCCCGCAACCCATGAGCGAATCCCCGGCTTGGGCCAACTCCCCTCTTTATCCACAGCCTCTGTCGCCATTGTCACCGCTGCCACCTCAGCACCTCCTGCACCTGTGGTGGGCCTCACAAGCAAGAAGGTAATCATCAGCGCCAACAAccacagcagcagcagcaacagcatCGTCACTAGCGGCGGCAGCATCAGCAACCCCCAGAAGAacaaagacaagaagaagattgagGATCAGTTTCAGATGTTTGATGTTTTTTCCAATTCCAAGGTTGTTGGAAAGGCTGCTGACTCAGGCTCGAATAGAAGCAGTGCGGTCTCTGCATATCAGGAAGCTTATAATCCTGAAATCAACTTGGAACTTTCATTGGCACCACCAATgaaccctcctcctcctcagagAATGTGA